The Pectobacterium wasabiae CFBP 3304 DNA segment ATCTCTGTTATATTTCAAGCGGCATATACGTTGGCTTCACTCAAATACTCTGCCATTGTTGACTCATGTTTTGTCATGCAGCCTGAATTATTGAAGGTATAAAACTTCTGAGTAAGAAGAGAATGCCGAAGGAGTGATTCACTGATTGTCGTCACGCATGAGGAGGTTATAATGCTCAACGCGAGTGGATTAACAAGAGTCGCATCATGAAACGCAGTCGGAATGAAGTGGGCCGTTGGCGGATGTTACGTCAGGTCCAGCGTAGAAGAAGTCGCTGGTTGGAAGCGCAGTCGCGCACCTATCGCCATATTCGCTCTGCTCGTTATTTGCAGCAGAAGCACCAACGGCGGGCGTTACTCTATGCGGTAGCCTACGAGTGGTAAGTCAGTGAGAAAAATAGCGGCCCGAAATATGGTCGCTATTTTTTATCACGCTATTGGCTTATTTTATTTTCGACTCATCCCACCATTGGAAGACGTTGAGTCATTTCTCTCTGGTCAATCATCAGATTAACGTCATGCTCTGTCGAGGGAAGGAGAAACAATGATACTGAGGCATTGAGACGTTCCGTTTGCTCCAGCAGTGAGGTGAAGGTGTGCGCGGAGGCTTCAACCTGGCCCGCATTTTCTCTGACGGTGTCGTTCAGTGTGCTGAGTCGAGCCGTCACTTCATGAATGCTTTCATTTTGCTGGTGCGATATTTCCGATATTTCGCTCAGAAACGTGCCTGTTCCTTTCGCTGTCTGAATAATGTTCTGTAGGCTGTCGTTCAGCTTGTTTACCAGCCGTGTTCCCGCGGTTACGCTGTTGTCTGAATCACGGATCAGCACATTAATATTCTGCGCAGAGTGACTGCTTTGCGAAGCCAGCGTGCCAACTTCTCGTGCGACAACAGCGAACCCGCGTCCCATTGCCCCAGCCCGTGCGGCTTCAATCGCTGCATTCAGGGACAAAATGTGAGTCTGGAATGCGACGTTTTCAATCATCCTAATCGCTTCCGTCATTTCTCGCGTTCTACCTGCGATGTCTGACATCGCTGCCTTGACGTCATTCATCATCGTTTCACCCTGTGTGGCAATTTTGCTGGTGTCTTCCGCATGCAAATTGGCCTGTTGGGTATGCTGGGTATTTTTTTCCAGATGTTGGCTGAGCTGAATAACGTGTTCAGTCGTGGCTTTAAGCTCACGAGATTGGCGATTCGCCTGCTCAGAAAGTTGATGATTATCCGCAGCGACGCGATCGACCTGTGCCACCATGTGGTCAACGCCCTGACGAACCTGATTAACTAACGTGACCAAGCCTTCCTGCATTTGAATGACGTTGGTATTAAGCTGCTCAACTTCGCGTGTGCCGCGGGTCTCTGTGCTGACCGAATGAGAAAGATCGCCAGCGGCAATCCGTTTTAAATGGGCAATGATTTGTGTCAGGGGGCGAATAATGATTCGATTCACGGCAATCCACACTGCGATGGCGATCGCCAGTAAGAGCCCCAGTACTGTGATAAAAATGGTTTTCGCGCGATCGAGAGAGGATAAGAATTGTTGACCATGCTGCTTTTGTAGTGCATCGGTATCTTGCAGATAGTGCGAATATTTTTGGGTAAAATCGCTTTGGTAGGCCTGAATCGGGACAGCAAAAAAGATATCGATCTGGTTAGTGGTCTTGATTCCTTCGGCCAGTTCGACCAGCCCGGAATAAAGCTGGTTGTAACTTTTTTTCAAATCGGCAAAGGCTGGTGTGTCCGCTTCATCTGTCGTGGCTGTCCCCAGTAGCTGGTAGTGCGCTTGTGCTTGTTTCAGAGACACTTCCGCTTCATCCATCAGGCTATGCCAACTGCCTTCAGATCCTGTTTCTTTGTCTACCAGCAGATAAATACCCGCGCGGTTAAGTTTGTCGCTGGCATTCATCACTTCCATCCGTGCTTTATCCATTACCGCTTGTTGCTGTCGAAGGCCCTCATTCGCGGAGATATCCTGTCGGACCTGTGTCATCGTTTGAGAAATAACGCCGATAGAAACCAATTGCAATAAAGAAAATAACCCAATGATCAATAACAATCCGGAGAGAATACTTAAGCGATGACGGCGGCGGAGAGTAGCAATTCCGTTTCGCAAAACCGCAGGCATTAACATGATTGTTGACCCTTTATAGATGAATAGCGGTCAAACTATCACGGTTAAATGACTAAAATATTTCAGCTTTTGGCGGGGAGGTAAGAGGCCATGATTTTTTGTGTGTAAC contains these protein-coding regions:
- a CDS encoding YciY family protein codes for the protein MKRSRNEVGRWRMLRQVQRRRSRWLEAQSRTYRHIRSARYLQQKHQRRALLYAVAYEW
- a CDS encoding Tar ligand binding domain-containing protein, whose protein sequence is MLMPAVLRNGIATLRRRHRLSILSGLLLIIGLFSLLQLVSIGVISQTMTQVRQDISANEGLRQQQAVMDKARMEVMNASDKLNRAGIYLLVDKETGSEGSWHSLMDEAEVSLKQAQAHYQLLGTATTDEADTPAFADLKKSYNQLYSGLVELAEGIKTTNQIDIFFAVPIQAYQSDFTQKYSHYLQDTDALQKQHGQQFLSSLDRAKTIFITVLGLLLAIAIAVWIAVNRIIIRPLTQIIAHLKRIAAGDLSHSVSTETRGTREVEQLNTNVIQMQEGLVTLVNQVRQGVDHMVAQVDRVAADNHQLSEQANRQSRELKATTEHVIQLSQHLEKNTQHTQQANLHAEDTSKIATQGETMMNDVKAAMSDIAGRTREMTEAIRMIENVAFQTHILSLNAAIEAARAGAMGRGFAVVAREVGTLASQSSHSAQNINVLIRDSDNSVTAGTRLVNKLNDSLQNIIQTAKGTGTFLSEISEISHQQNESIHEVTARLSTLNDTVRENAGQVEASAHTFTSLLEQTERLNASVSLFLLPSTEHDVNLMIDQREMTQRLPMVG